Proteins encoded in a region of the Misgurnus anguillicaudatus chromosome 9, ASM2758022v2, whole genome shotgun sequence genome:
- the pwwp2a gene encoding PWWP domain-containing protein 2A: protein MAAVAAEPGAAAAASTTAGDGAEYDTEPGEHVDELETRSTQDFVSDTELCHQPEDVDAVQECSHVQMEIRRPDLQAAGKALAAHADGEQTEPGDSWGRTDGTEPPMLMDYRYKGISEYGLKKSYSPKVEVANEVSPLESSPCLHPSSISDSQPSVVFLHSRPAHPSEPESALSLAVPAEPSVDYDTNPASTHPTDLECELIGFTQPDTEPELAGSEHKSHEGAFHETPHPSDNLDFLSNTESSSLGQSCISDFSTGSSKDSPELSGAVDQSLISSSEEVHSHPLHQQSFSTDLSEPKGESETKPPVLCPESDTLSRLVLGSEVRVSLDHIIDDALVVSFRLGEKIFSGVLMDLSKRFGPYGIPITVFPKREYKDKPESMQLKTEAFQSETDKGVSQGPTDAPIKDPADASNVPLKDPAEAPAAPQPCPNPQPNPWTSKPPPLFQEGAPYPPPLFIRDTYNQSLPQPLPRKIKRPKRRLYREEPTSIMNAIKLRPRQVLCDKCKGAVVQGDKRETRRGPISDCRSDDAKRRRNDNTTAAAAKRPRNELRSEDKGRGTEGPKRQASAIRVSSSTSSLGHSQIKGAAAGNKVVKGVSAPTPSSANAKKVLQSKNVDHSKAREVLKMAKVQRGQRETVTGSSGNSKAITRAAALQEAHQKVHFTRRLQQISGGSPGSNPLPPRMRIKPQRYRNEENDSSSCKPPCLEKVPGGGRLVLPKPAAPRCNSTRSSSSSSSCSASQAVNAVEPQRPERALESLVSPAQPDPQMLSAPECREPQAEREEQEGREEKRETRGGKAGNLVVYMSLNPSQPDSSSTSMCSVDSGDDLKSSNSECSSTETFEFPPPGDLRSAPAPGTSSAFASASPSAPKDNKKCSKSHKATVFSKNVTKCVALDGRTICVGDIVWAKILGFPWWPARILAITVSRKDNGLLVRQEARVSWFGSPTTSFLAITQLAPFLESFQSRFDKKRKGLYRKAITEAAKAAKQLTPEVRALLTQFET from the exons ATGGCGGCCGTGGCTGCGGAGCCAGGAGCTGCTGCTGCGGCATCAACGACAGCGGGGGACGGGGCGGAATACGACACCGAGCCAGGAGAGCATGTGGACGAACTAGAAACCCGTTCAACGCAGGACTTCGTCTCTGACACGGAGCTTTGTCACCAACCCGAAGATGTGGATGCAGTTCAGGAATGCAGCCATGTCCAAATGGAAATCAGAAGGCCGGACCTTCAAGCCGCGGGAAAAGCCCTCGCTGCCCATGCGGACGGTGAGCAAACCGAGCCGGGGGATTCCTGGGGGCGCACGGACGGAACCGAGCCGCCCATGCTTATGGACTACAGGTATAAAGGCATTTCTGAATACGGTCTGAAAAAATCGTACTCGCCAAAGGTGGAGGTTGCAAACGAGGTCAGTCCTCTTGAATCAAGCCCCTGCCTTCATCCGAGCTCCATCTCTGACTCCCAGCCCTCTGTCGTCTTCTTGCATTCCCGTCCTGCTCATCCTTCCGAACCCGAGAGCGCACTGTCTCTCGCCGTGCCAGCCGAACCGAGTGTCGATTATGACACAAATCCCGCGTCAACCCATCCTACTGATCTGGAGTGCGAACTGATAGGCTTCACGCAGCCAGACACAGAGCCCGAACTCGCCGGGTCAGAACACAAAAGTCACGAGGGTGCTTTTCACGAAACCCCTCACCCCTCGGATAATCTGGACTTTCTGTCCAATACAGAGTCGTCGTCTCTGGGACAGAGTTGCATTAGTGACTTTTCTACTGGTTCCAGTAAGGACTCTCCCGAACTTTCAGGAGCGGTGGATCAGTCGCTCATCTCATCGTCGGAGGAGGTGCACTCGCATCCTCTTCATCAACAGAGTTTCAGTACGGACCTCAGCGAACCTAAAGGGGAGTCGGAGACGAAACCCCCGGTTCTGTGCCCTGAATCTGACACGCTCAGCCGTTTGGTGCTCGGGTCAGAGGTTCGGGTCTCACTGGATCACATCATTGATGATGCGCTCGTGGTGTCGTTTCGTTTAGGGGAGAAGATCTTCTCCGGGGTCCTCATGGACCTTTCTAAAAG GTTTGGACCTTATGGAATTCCTATAACAGTGTTCCCTAAGAGGGAGTACAAGGATAAACCAGAATCTATGCAGCTAAAGACTGAAGCATTCCAGTCAGAAACAGATAAAGGTGTCTCTCAAGGACCTACTGATGCCCCAATTAAGGATCCTGCGGATGCTTCTAATGTCCCTCTGAAGGACCCTGCCGAGGCTCCTGCTGCACCTCAGCCCTGTCCCAACCCTCAGCCCAACCCATGGACCTCAAAACCACCTCCCTTGTTTCAGGAGGGTGCTCCTTATCCACCCCCTTTGTTCATCAGGGACACTTACAACCAGTCATTACCTCAGCCACTACCCCGCAAAATCAAGCGGCCCAAGCGTAGGCTGTACAGAGAGGAGCCCACTTCTATAATGAATGCCATCAAGCTCCGACCCAGACAAGTTCTGTGTGATAAATGCAAAGGGGCTGTAGTGCAAGGGGACAAGCGTGAGACACGCAGAGGTCCTATCTCAGACTGCCGTAGTGACGATGCCAAAAGACGGCGAAATGACAACACGACGGCAGCTGCCGCTAAGCGGCCACGTAATGAGCTGCGTTCTGAGGACAAGGGCCGTGGTACTGAAGGGCCCAAGCGGCAGGCCTCAGCCATACGAGTGTCATCGTCCACCTCCTCTCTGGGCCACAGTCAGATTAAAGGGGCAGCTGCTGGTAACAAAGTGGTGAAGGGGGTGTCTGCTCCGACACCATCTTCGGCCAATGCCAAGAAAGTCCTTCAGAGCAAAAACGTTGACCACTCCAAAGCACGAGAGGTGCTTAAGATGGCCAAGGTTCAGAGAGGACAAAGAGAGACAGTCACAGGTAGCAGCGGGAATTCCAAGGCCATAACCAGGGCTGCTGCTCTCCAGGAAGCCCACCAGAAGGTCCACTTCACTCGGAGACTGCAGCAGATCAGTGGAGGAAGCCCAGGTTCCAACCCTTTGCCACCCAGGATGCGCATCAAGCCCCAAAGGTACCGTAATGAAGAGAACGATTCTTCTTCATGTAAGCCGCCTTGCTTGGAAAAAGTGCCGGGAGGGGGCCGTTTGGTGCTGCCTAAACCAGCCGCGCCTCGCTGCAACTCCACGcgctcctcctcttcctcctcctcctgcTCTGCAAGCCAAGCCGTCAATGCTGTAGAGCCCCAGAGGCCCGAAAGAGCGCTTGAGTCCCTAGTGAGCCCGGCCCAACCCGATCCCCAAATGCTCTCAGCCCCGGAATGCAGGGAACCCCAGGCTGAGCGAGAGGAACAGGAGGGGCGGGAGGAAAAGCGGGAGACGCGTGGGGGTAAGGCTGGCAACTTAGTGGTTTACATGAGCCTTAACCCCAGCCAGCCTGACTCCTCTAGTACCTCCATGTGCAGCGTCGATAGTGGTGATGACCTAAAGTCATCAAACTCTGAGTGTAGCTCTACCGAAACATTTGAGTTTCCCCCTCCCGGTGACTTGCGATCGGCCCCTGCCCCTGGCACGTCCTCCGCTTTTGCCTCTGCCTCTCCCTCTGCTCCTAAGGACAACAAAAAATGCAGTAAATCCCACAAAGCTACTGTTTTTTCCAAAAACGTTACAAAGTGCGTTGCTCTGGATGGTAGGACAATTTGTGTAGGGGACATTGTTTGGGCCAAAATCCTCGGCTTCCCTTGGTGGCCCGCACGCATCCTAGCCATCACAGTGAGTCGCAAAGATAATGGGCTCTTAGTCAGGCAGGAGGCCAGAGTGTCTTGGTTCGGGTCGCCTACCACTTCCTTCTTGGCAATTACTCAACTTGCCCCTTTTCTAGAAAGCTTCCAGTCTCGCtttgacaagaagagaaagggtCTGTATCGTAAAGCCATCACTGAGGCTGCCAAGGCTGCCAAGCAGCTCACACCCGAGGTTCGCGCCTTGCTAACTCAGTTTGAGACGTGA
- the fabp6 gene encoding gastrotropin gives MAFAGKWETESQQGYEEFCKLIGIPDDVIAKGHDFKLVTEVTQNGDDFTWIQYYPNNHTVTNKFIVGKESEMETVGGKKFKGIVNMEGGKLSIDFPKYNHTSEISGGKLVEKSTVASAKGPVVYVRTSKKI, from the exons ATGGCTTTCGCTGGCAAGTGGGAAACTGAATCTCAGCAGGGGTATGAAGAATTTTGCAAACTTATTG GTATCCCTGATGATGTCATCGCAAAGGGGCATGACTTTAAGCTTGTGACAGAGGTCACTCAGAATGGAGATGATTTCACATGGATCCAATATTACCCAAACAACCACACTGTGACAAACAAATTCATTGTGGGCAAAGAGAGTGAAATGGAGACAGTCGgagggaaaaaattcaag GGAATCGTCAACATGGAGGGAGGCAAGCTGTCCATAGATTTCCCCAAGTACAACCACACATCTGAGATCAGTGGCGGAAAGCTGGTTGAG AAATCTACAGTTGCCAGTGCCAAGGGTCCGGTTGTTTATGTACGAACAAGCAAGAAGATCTAA
- the ttc1 gene encoding tetratricopeptide repeat protein 1, which produces MERETETLTASMANTLKVSETSETTADQEDCFYDCDDTLHVEDTSPVRQADVQSELIKDDSETETLGNTDVNDKSCLNTTPPEPEHRSAEKTLDSLARDPGLEEKSNKDQENFERFAEDDGTRDSDSDSEFKEAASTVKVREYDEEYLRELEKDLTEEEKESRKKESLELKEKGNAQFKSGEHVEAEESYTAALRLCPVSYSKERSILFSNRAAARLHQDKKEDAISDCSKAIELNPNYVRAILRRAELYEKTEKLDEALEDYKTVLEKDPGIPAAREACMRLPRQIEERNEKLKEEMMSKLKDLGNMVLRPFGLSTNNFQLNQDANTGSYSINFVQNPNNNNR; this is translated from the exons ATGGAGAGGGAGACTGAGACACTCACAGCCAGCATGGCAAACACATTAAAGGTGTCAGAGACCAGCGAAACCACTGCAGACCAGGAAGACTGTTTttatgattgtgatgacacattACATGTAGAAGATACATCACCTGTGAGACAAGCTGATGTGCAGAGCGAACTCATAAAAGACGATTCAGAAACAGAGACGCTGGGAAATACGGATGTCAATGACAAGTCATGTTTGAATACCACACCGCCGGAGCCTGAGCACAGATCAGCTGAAAAGACACTTGACTCATTGGCTAGAGACCCGGGGCTTGAGGAGAAAAGTAACAAAGACCAGGAGAATTTTGAGAGGTTTGCAGAGGATGATGGGACGAGAGACAGTGACTCTGATTCAGAGTTTAAAGAAGCAGCAAGTACGGTCAAGGTGAGAGAATACGATGAAGAATACCTGCGTGAGCTTGAGAAAGACCTGACGGAGGAAGAAAAGGAG AGCAGAAAAAAGGAGAGCTTAGAGCTGAAAGAGAAGGGAAACGCCCAATTTAAAAGTGGAG AACACGTAGAAGCTGAAGAGTCCTACACAGCTGCTCTACGACTGTGTCCTGTCTCCTACAGTAAAGAGAGATCCATACTCTTCTCTAATCGAGCTGCTGCACGCTTGCATCAG GATAAAAAAGAAGACGCAATCAGTGACTGTTCTAAAG CCATAGAACTAAATCCAAATTACGTTCGTGCCATTCTGCGGAGAGCAGAGCTCTATGAGAAGACAGAGAAGCTTGATGAAGCCCTAGAAGACTACAAAACTGTCTTAGAGAAAGACCCCGGGATACCTGCAGCTAGAGAAGCATGTATG AGGTTGCCGCGGCAAATCGAAGAGCGCAACGAGAAGCTTAAAGAAGAGATGATGA GTAAGCTGAAGGACTTGGGTAACATGGTTTTACGACCCTTTGGTCTTTCCACTAACAACTTCCAGCTCAACCAGGATGCCAACACAGGATCCTACTCAATTAATTTCGTTCAGAATCCCAATAACAACAACAGATAG